In Betta splendens chromosome 3, fBetSpl5.4, whole genome shotgun sequence, the genomic window CACAACCTTGACATTACCAGTATCACACTCCAACTAACTGCACCAAAATACTAAGCTAATCAGTAGTGGTCAGTACTATGTCTAAATTACAGGGATCAACCTCAAAATTTTTCATCATTGCGCCCATAACTGCTAGCAGCGCCCTTGCTCAGTATATTATTGTTCAAGCTCAGTGAGCCCTGATTCATGCATCATGTTCAATTCCCTTCAAGCTAAAGAGAAGCTCTGTCgacaaagtaaaacacagattttAATGTAGAAACTATCACCACAAATAATAGAATACCAAGGAAACCGGGCGAAAACTAGTTATTTACAAGCTTAAACTAAAactgttcttcttctgttgaaTACATGGATATCATTGCTAATTTATGCACtgcaacaaaaatatttttaacatctgttgttgcttgttttgtttggtgggagcagagcagcttctttgaataaataataatttgaacCCGTGTCCCCAGGTTGTGGCCGTGGCAGCTCGTAAGTTGGAGGATGCACGGGAGTTTGCTAAAAGGCACAACATCTGCAGAGCGTACGGCGGCTACGAGGAGCTGGCCAGAGATCCTGCCATCGGTCAGTCTCCATCACTACGCTGACACTCTCTGGCTGGATTTACTTTTGGGCTCATGTCACTGTATTTGACGGTGTGCAGATGTGGTGTATGTCGGAGTTATTCATCCCCACCATCTGAGCGCTTGTCTGCTCTTTACCAACGCTAAGAAGAATGTGCTGTGTGAGAAGCCGCTGGCCATGAACACTAAGGAGGTCCAGCAGATCCTGGCGTCAGCCAAGATGAATGATGTCTTCTTCATGGAGGTGGGGACGGTTCAGAACTCGACCTCGCCGGGTTCTGCTTCTAAAAATGTGACTTAATGAAAATCCTCCTGTGCTTCGGTCCAGGCTGTCTGGACTCGCTTCTTCCCGGCATTCGTGGAGATCAGACGGCTTCTGACCCAGGAGGAGTTGGGTGAGGTGAAGATGGTGAGAGCGGAGTTCGGCGTGCCGCTGACTCACAAGCCCAGATgcgtgcagaaggagctgggcGGAGGAGCGCTCCTGGATGTTGGCATCTACTGCCTGCAGCTGATATCCATGGTGTACAACGGGGAAAAGCCGGAGTGCATCCAGGCCACAGGGGTCCCTCTGGAGACGGGTGAGTCAAACAGAGATCCCACAGGGTGTCATTAACTGACTAGAGAGGCTTTATCTGAGTTGACCTCTAATCTATTTGTTCAGCCTCTTCTACCTGTGCACTTGACACCAATAGATACGGGCAGACAAAGCTAATTTCAAGGTCAGGGCATGGTCATAGTGTTGGGGAGCGGTCGTCACTGTTGTCCCTAATCAGAGGCTTTGTTTCTCACCCAGCACGAGTCAGCTTTAAATTTATTTGCAGCTTTTCATTTGATACAGATGTGCACGTTTAAGTTGGGAAGGTTTCCCTT contains:
- the LOC114851776 gene encoding trans-1,2-dihydrobenzene-1,2-diol dehydrogenase-like; translated protein: MATRWGICGTGRISHDFIVALETLPAKEHQVVAVAARKLEDAREFAKRHNICRAYGGYEELARDPAIDVVYVGVIHPHHLSACLLFTNAKKNVLCEKPLAMNTKEVQQILASAKMNDVFFMEAVWTRFFPAFVEIRRLLTQEELGEVKMVRAEFGVPLTHKPRCVQKELGGGALLDVGIYCLQLISMVYNGEKPECIQATGVPLETGVDETVVATLKYSKNRLAVLTCSLRMELPNDAVIVGTKGTIRVPYPVWCPTSLVVNGKETQYPLPEPCLPLNFTNSTGMRYEAEEVRQCLLKGLKQSAVMSHADSLLLAEVEDEIRGQVGVVYSQDCQ